One segment of Pseudomonas sp. FP2196 DNA contains the following:
- a CDS encoding OmpW family protein, producing MNKSLLSASLFALALAAPLAHAHEAGDILIRAGAITVNPKADSSSVKVDQGPLSGTNLGGKATMSSDTQLGLNFAYMLTDHVGLELLAATPFEHDVKLKGTALPAANGKLGTLKHLPPTLSVVYYPLDSKSAFQPYVGGGINYTWIYDEHVGSEASANGFSNFKAKNSWGLAWQVGADYMLTDNIMLNAQVRYIDIDTRATVENNSVAPGTRARVNVDVDPFIYMVGLGYKF from the coding sequence ATGAACAAGTCCTTGCTCAGCGCCTCGCTGTTTGCCCTCGCGCTCGCAGCCCCGCTCGCCCACGCTCACGAAGCCGGCGACATCCTGATCCGTGCCGGTGCCATCACTGTCAACCCGAAGGCCGACAGCTCCAGCGTCAAGGTCGATCAGGGTCCGCTGAGCGGCACCAATCTGGGCGGCAAGGCGACCATGAGCAGCGACACTCAACTGGGCCTGAACTTCGCGTACATGCTCACCGACCATGTCGGTCTCGAATTGCTCGCGGCCACGCCGTTCGAACATGACGTGAAGCTCAAAGGCACCGCCCTGCCAGCAGCCAATGGCAAGCTCGGCACCCTGAAACACCTGCCACCGACCCTCAGCGTCGTTTACTACCCGCTGGATTCGAAGTCGGCATTCCAACCGTATGTCGGCGGCGGCATCAACTACACCTGGATTTACGACGAGCACGTCGGCAGCGAAGCCAGCGCCAACGGCTTCAGCAATTTCAAGGCAAAAAATTCCTGGGGGCTGGCGTGGCAGGTCGGTGCGGACTACATGCTGACCGACAACATCATGCTCAACGCTCAAGTGCGCTACATCGACATCGATACTCGCGCGACTGTGGAAAACAACTCCGTGGCACCGGGCACTCGGGCACGGGTGAACGTGGATGTGGATCCGTTCATCTACATGGTAGGTTTGGGCTATAAGTTCTAA